The region GCGTCATACGTATCATCATCACCCGCAATAGCAGATCTTAACAAAGATGATACTGTGGAAGTGGCAGTGGGAATCGGTTTTTATGCTTGCTGCTTTAACGGGGCAACGGGAGCAATAAAATGGAGTTATCAAACCGGGGATGCAGTAAAGTCATCGCCTGCGATAGCGGATCTGGATGGGGATGATACGCTTGAGGTCTTGTTCGGAAACCAGAAAGGAAAGGTTTTATGTTTTAATGGAATAACAGGAAGAGTAAAATGGTATTACCAAAAGCCGACAGCAGGAGAAATTCATAGGGGAATATCAGTGGCAGATTTGAATATGGATAATACGCTGGAAGTTGTTATACCGGATATGGCTAATTTTAAGGTAGTTTGTCTTAGCGGACTGAACGGGGCAGTCTTATGGCAAAAAAGTTTATATGACGACATTCATGACATAACAATTGCAGATATTGATAACGATGGATGTGTGGAGTTGGTAGTCGGAACTTACGGAGGCAATGCTGTTTGGGCACTCGATGATATAAGTAATTCCACTAACTGTGGATGTATGAAGGTAGAAGAAAAATTAAATATTAAAAATCAAATATCAAATATGGAAATAAGAAAAAATAAGATTTATCTGGATGTTCCGAATACGATGGAAGCAAATATAAAACTATATGATTTATGTGGGAGGATGAAAGAGGTTGTTTATGCAGGAATTCTTAATGAAGGCACGTATACCTTTACCTCACATATAAAAACCAATGGTATCTATTTTGTAAATCTATCAGCAGGCACTCATAAAGAAACTCAAAAATTAATTTTGATAAAATAACAAGTTTGGATAACTTATATTATCAGAAGTTGATTTCTGATTTTTTAAAAAGGGAGGTATGTGTCTTGAAGTAAATGGTATCCATTAACCGAAGATGACATTTCTACTTACCTTGTAATAAATGACAGTAGGATTAAATTGTTATGTTAAGGAGAAATATATGGAACTAAAAATAAAAGATTTTTTACAATTAAAAGAAGAAGAAGTTTTTCTTGCGTTAGAAAAGACTTCTGAAGAAAAGGATAGAACTTACTATGCAAATTTACTTAGGACTGTTATTACCCCTGAGCAAGCTATTCTTTGGCTTCAAAAATGGGATTCTGTTGACTTTGACTTAGTTAAACGTGTTATTTGGGCACTTGGTGAAACCCATAATTCAAAGGTGGCTAGTATCATATATCCTTATATTGAACACAAAGATGAACAAATTGCCGGAGTTGCTATTTCTGCCCTTCTTAAAACAAATCCTAAGAAACTGAGAGAAATTATATCTAAATTGCCATTACCCAAAAGCTCTGAAATGCAAAAAAGGATAGAATATGCGAAAAGGATAGTAGAAAATGGAGGGAAAAACAATTGTAGCATAACCATTCTAAAGGTTGAAGATTTGGAAAATGTACATGAAATATGGGACAGTTTTCTAACAGATGGATATAGTTCTGGAGAAATATGCAGTATAGAGTGCTATCAACGTTATGTCCCAGCTGTAGTCGGCAACTTAGCAGGGCTGTGGCATACATATCTCATTCCTATTACAGGGAACCTTGCATCTATAGCATTGTGGGAAATAGGTAAAATGTTAATCAATACTCTCAAAAAACTTGTTGATAAAAAAGAACGGGTAGATATTGATTTAGACACTGCTGTTTTATTAGCGAGAGCAACTCTAGATAAAACTATTGCAGAAAATGTAGAAATCGCTCGAGCAGTTGAAATTTGCGATTTCTTATATGAAGAATATAGATATATAGAAGCCCGATTTTTAGTAGAATTTAGTGATAGCAAAAACAATTATAAAGTAGTTCTTGCGTCAGATGGTAAAATCGTCAGTTCTATATTGGATAAAAAATAATTAAAATAAATTAGGAGGTGTAAAATGGCAAAAAATCTCGAAGACAGTTACGAAGTAAGCGAGGGAGAAGTAAGGTTGACAATAATTATTGGCAACGCACAAATTGGGACTTCTTCTGTAAAGTTAAATGACACATTATTACATACTGGTGACATTTCCGGGTTACTAATCGGAAAGGGACCAGAAATCTCAGGAAAAATACTGTCAATTAAAACAGTTGTAACTGATGTAAACGACAAAACAAATCTTACCAACGTTTACTATGAATTAAAGGGTGGGAAAGTAGATAAAAAATACAATCTGGAAGAACTTGCTTTGGAAGATGGAGCATCAGTTATCTATCGTGCGAAATTTAATTTAGAAGCCTAAAAATAATAGGGAGGGACTATGATTAAAATATTTAGAAATTTTCTCAAATTGACATTTTTTATGTGGGGTATTGTTGCTTTCATTCCCTTATGTGTGATGGCAGAAAGTATTGATTTAAACAATCTAAAAGCCCCTTCTTCTCCAGCATTTGTCCTACTTGGCGTTGAACCAACTTCCGTTGAATCTCCTAATAATCTAAAAACTTTCGCATTGAATCTCATATCTTCATCTATGGATGCGGGTTTTATACCACAGAGTTACGCTGTTGAAGTAGCACCTTACTGGTTGAGTTCTCATCCGACTTTAACTTTTGAAGATTACTACAACGCCAACTTAAAGCAAAGAATACTCCAAACGACATCTCTTTCTCTGGCAACATCAAAATTGAGAGTTGAAATGGATGATTCTATTGGAACAAGCTTAGGTTTTGGCTTCCGAACTGACATCTTGGCGGGGAAAGCTAGCAAAAGATTATCTTCATATGTTGATTCACTTAAGAAAATACAAGAAAATATTGTAAATACTGATATTGAAAACGAGGAGAAAAGCCTTGGGAAAGAAGCTCAACGGATTGCCTTAGAAATCCAAAAGGAAAATAAAAATCGTGTTGGAAATACTGTAGAACTTGCAGGAGCTCTTGTAGCCGACTTCCCTGAAAATAATTTTGACAAGGAAGAAATTACTAAACTAGGTACGTGGATTACATGGGCTTATAATTGGGAAAAACCCACTATAGATGCTATTTTCGTTGCTCGATATATCTTTGATCGGGAAAAAGAAAATAAGAATGTTTTTGATTTGGGTAGCCGTATCTTGTGGCAATCTAATCGTTTTGAATTATCTGCAGAACTTGTAGGACGACTGGGAGAAAATACTTTAGGTCAAAATGATATTTTTTATCGTTTAGTAGGGACATTTGAGTATTGCCTTACTGAAAACTTGTATCTCACTACTTCTTTTGGCAGAAATTACGATATGGATAAAACTGGTAAGGGGACATTAATCGCCACTGTAGAAACAAATTTCGGATTTGGGACACCCAAACTCGGATTCTAAAAGACATAGTAAAAAACTTGACAAAATATTCAAGATTATTAAATTGTTTGGATGACTAGGCAGAAACAATTTAAGTGGGAAATAAATGGATAGTAATAAAAACAATTCTATTATGTTCTTTTTAGGTGCAGGTGCATCTGTTAAAGCGGGTGTCCCGGACACTTATACTTTTACAAAACAATTTCGGGATTGGTTAAGAGCAGAAGATGTACAAAAATGGGAAACCCTCGAGAAAATAATTGAAATTGTAAAAAAATATAGAAAAGATTCAGAAATAGACATCGAATTACTTTTAGAACTTCTAACGAAACTAGCCACGAAAGACCATGAATTATTAACTAAGTTTTACGAAAATGGCAAATTTCTCCTTGAAAATTATTCAGATAAAAGACCTATAATATGGGACTTAAAAAAGTTCATAAAGTTAAAAACAATAGTTTCGTCCGAAGAAAAAGTTAAATATTTGCAAACTCTTTTAGATTTCGATTTCCCTTTAGATATTATTTCTGTTAATTATGATACTTGCATAGAACTGCTATGCAATTCCTATAACGTGAAATACCAAGATGGTTTCGATACTCATTGGAACCCAAAAGTTTTTGATGAAAACACAGATATCAGGTTATATAAACTACATGGTTCTGTAATGTGGTACAAAAGCGATAAAGGTGGTTATGTTAAATCATCTGTTATGGAAAAGGATATTAAAAGTCAACTTATGACAGGGGAAACAATAGAAAACTTAATGCTTTACCCTGCACAGAAATGGGAATTTATTGAAGAGCCTTTTTTTGAGTTGCTAACAAGAGTAAAACATTTACTTGAATCAGAAACATTAGAATTTCTTGTTGTTGCCGGATATTCCTTTAGGGATAACCCCATAAGGCAAATGTTATGGGATGTAGCCGCGAAAAATAAGAATCTAAAAGTTATTCTTGTTGCTCCTAATGCTTATAGTATTTATTTAGAAAAATTAAAGAGTTATGATAATTTGATAGACTCTTCTCTAAAAGGGAGAGTAATATGTCTACCTTATATATTTGAAGAAATATTACCACATTTAAGAAATTATTGCTTAAAAGACCTAAAAAATGCGGTGAACTATATGTCTTTTTGTCAAAAAGGAGAAAAAGAGAATGATAAAAACATTAGTTGGATACATTGCCTTGATTCTTCTCTCAGTGCAGAGTATATAGAACAAGCAGACCTTATTTTAAAAGAAAAAATCAGCTCGGCAGATTTTGAAAGGAGTGAAGAACTTAGCATTAGTTTATTTTTTAAGATGTACTTAATTTCTCTTATTTTACAAAAAGAAGGTTGGCAGGGATACTACACGAAGTTTTTTTCTCTACTGAAAAAAATATTTATTGAGAAAATTCAAATCGGGTTTAATAGTTACCTTGGAGAAAATGATTCTAGGATTAACATACATTTTAATTTGCATAAAACTAGCGAAACAGGTTATTCTTTTATTGGGCAAGAAACTCTAATTAAAATAATGAATGAATTATTAGTATTTCTTGAACAAAGGACGAAAAAAATTTCAACAGATACATATAAAAAATTAAATTTGCAAATAAAAAAAACACAAACTTTGCTAAATAATATAAAAAATTACTTAAAGGATATCCATTTAGAAAATAGTCATTCAGATGATATTTCTGTTACTAGATATTTGGCTATAAGAGAAAATAAAATTCCAAAACAGGAAGAATTTTTGGAAAAATGTGAAACACATCGGGAATACGTAGCCTTAGAGCATCGTAGAACTACTAAAGGAGAATCGTTAATATCCCATGCAAAAGATATTAAAAAAATTAATGAAGAATTAGGACTTGTTATTAAAGGAATAGAATCAAAAATATTGCAAGATATTATTAAAGAATAAATAGCAACGAATACATTACTGTTCATAGTATTAACTACCTCTGCTTCTAGTAATTTCAACTACCTCCCCTCCCACGACCACACCGCCGAAATCGTCTCCCACACCGCATATACCCTCAAATACGACGAAAAATACGAACAGGCAGATTGGGTAGCATACAAATTAACTGCTGGAATGGTTCAGGAGAGTAAATACAAGAGAACTAATAAGTTTAGACCAGACCCAGCAGTAAGAACAGGCTCTGCAAAACCGTCAGATTACGCAAAATCAGGATATGACAAAGGACATCTGTGCCCTGCGGGAGATATGGCGTGTGATTCAACTGCAATGTCAGAATCTTTTTATATGTCAAACATGAGTCCACAGAAGCCGGGATTCAACAGGGGAATATGGAAAAAATTAGAAGAGCAAGTAAGAGAGTGGGCAGTAGAAGATGATGTAATTTATGTTGTTACAGGACCAATTTTATCAGGCAATCTTGCAACAATAGGGAAAGATAAAATTGCTGTGCCAAAATACTACTACAAAGTCATCCTTGATTATGAAGAGCCTGAGTTCAAAGGCATCGGATTTGTTTTACCAAATAAATCGTCAACTAAGCCATTAACGCAATATGCGGTTACGATTGATTCCGTAGAACACTTGACTGGGATTGATTTCTTTGCTGCGTTGCCGGATTCGGTGGAAAGAGTGGTAGAATCACACGCTGACATTAATAGATGGGAAGGAGCAAAGCGAAGTATTAACCAAGGTGTTTTGGGGTATGTGTTATTCTATAAAGGTGATTTTATGCCAGAAATAATTACTCCTGGTCAAAAATCCAGCAGGAGTGGAACAGTTACCCCAGTTGTAAGAGAAATTTATGTATACAGTCTTACACCACATAATAGCAATTTTGTACGTCAAGTTGGTTATGGAGCATTCTATTCAAAAATCTATACAAAATTAATTGCAAAGACAAAATCAGATAGTACAGGTTTTTTCCAAATAGAGTTGCCTCCCGGGAAATACAGTTTCTTTGTAAAAGAGGATTCTCTATTTTATGCCAATGGAATTGATAGTGCAGGTAACATATTGTCTTCGACTGTAACTAAAAACTCTATGACAAAACTACAAATAGATATAAGTTATTTGAGGTATGATTAAAAGAACCGTGCGAGGTGTGTGGACCGTAGTGAAAAATATTGACAAAGCCTTTTAACAAACTACAGTGATTTTTAAGTAGCAATAGGAGGCAATCAATGGAAGATTACTTTGAAAAAATGAAAAAGGTATGGCAAGAATTTTCAAATGCTGTTGAGAAAAAGGACATAAAATTGCTGAAAGAATTAGTTACAAACCAAGAAAAAATGGAAACGATTTCTAATTTGCCAAAACTTTTCTGGGATATTAAAGAGATGGATAAAGGGGACACACCTTCAGTGATATATGATGCAATTGTTGAACATGGATATAAAAGATTGTCGGACGAGTCTTGTCCTTCTTGTGGTGCACAAATGAAATCCGCGTATGCCGGTTACGAGATGTTTGAAGGAGTTCCCTCTGTTTGTCCCCAATGTAAGAAGCTATTCATCTGTGGTAAGGGAAGTGGTCCCGATGAAGCAGAATATAAAGAAGGCGAGAAGCCAGAAGATTTTATATGGACAAAAGAACAATTCAGAGCACACTTCTTCGAAAATTCTTAACAATGTTTTTCGGGGTTTTAAAAAATTCTCTTGCAAAGCAATAAACTTAAAATTAATATTCTCTTATGCTCATCAACCACATCACCCTAATAGACGTAAAGAAAGGGATGCACGAAGAGAACAGAATAGTCATAATCCAATGCAAAAATTGCGAAGACCAGAAAATCGGCAATCACATAGATTGGATAAAAGACCATATAAAGAATCCGCAGGATTGTCCCTTGCATAAATGTTCTTCTTGCAATGCGGATACGAAGTTGAAAGAAAAGGATTTACAGAAAATTAAGAAGGCACTGGATTTAACTAAAAAAATAGGAGAAGATTATGAAAAACATAAAAAGTAGTATAGATAGAGCCGTTATTTTACTTAATACTCCTTGTGAATACGACAAATACATATCTATAAAAATAATTCCCGTTCCCCACCAATGTTGCTGTTTTCATTGTTTGCCAGATGCTTGGGATACTATAAATGAACAGATATATCCTATGCATTTAGAAGACGAAGGAGATGTGTTAATAGAGAAAAATGATGAAAAATTTGTTTTAGAATGTCATGAAAGCGGCCCGGAAATCATTAGTTACCTCGGACTTGGGATAGGAGCTATTAATTTGATAATTAATCTTGTAAAAGCTATTCAAAATGAAAAACACAAGCGAATTGGAAGGTTAAAAATTGTCCAATGTCGTATGATTAAAACTGAGTTTGAGGAAGAAGAAACTATTACAGAAATAGAGTTACCGCTTTCTAATGAACTGATAAAAAAATTAAACGAAACTCTAAAAGATGCTATTGAAAAGAAAGATTAGTTAAAAACTTTAACAATAAGAATTGTATAGATTTGCTACATTGTGCAAAAACTGTTGACATCCATTAAAATTTATTTATCTTAAAATATAAACATAGTTCTTTGATACCTAATTCGTAACTTGCTTGTTTTAGAAGCCTGACACGGCCGAGTAAGTTACCCCAATGGCGAAAGCTATATTGGGGGTGGTCTGTTGCTCCTAGTCCGTGTCAGGTAGTCACGACTTCGGTCGTGGCTGAGCAATTAGACTGCCCCTTTTTATTTGCGGGGCAAAAATGATTAAATGCAAAAAAAGTGTAAAATCTGTAGTCAATATTTTGTTCCGGATAAATTTCATCCTCATCAAAAGATATGCAGTACTCAAGGTTGCCAGCTTGAACGCAGAAAAAGATACAAGATTGCCTATGACAAGCTATGGCGAAAAAACCATCCTGATTATTACAAGAAATATATGAAAGAATACCACAAATTATAAGCAAAGGTCTTTTCGCAAAGACCTTTGCTATTCCCTTTATTTGCATTATTTTTACCACGGGAGGTGAAAAAATTAAAATCGTATAATGTTAAACAATTCAGAATCGAGCCTTTAATGGCTGGAAAGGAGAAGATATGAAAACAATAAAAATGGTAGGAGTGGTAGGGTTAGCATGCATTCTATTGGAATGTTCCATTGTCAATATTGCCGCAGATACACCAAAATACCTTGAAAATTCTTCTACTTCCGGCGGGTATTTTGCTTGGGGAAGCGATACATGGCAACCAGGCACTCATAAAGAAAAAGAATATGCAGAAACCCGAGTGGTGACTATCTACACACAATCCCTGACTCACCCGACATACCTGAACGCCAACATTCATTATAGTCAAAACAGTGGTACTGTTACGGTAGGTATTTATATCAGCACTAGCCAACAAATGGTTATTGATGTGCAAAACTCACCTTACCATCACTCACACTGGTGGAATGGAGACAATGCTAATTTTGACCATTATGTAGGGCAAGCAGTAGTGGATGGAGCAGGCGAGTTAGTTTCTTTCGATATCGAGAGCTGGATTTCTTCGAATCCCTCTGATCAATACTATATAGCCTTTATCAACAATAACTTGACCAAAGATGCCGTAGTGGAGCAGGTATGGTTGGGCCCGCAAGGTACCTACGGGAAAGAAGAAGAGAAAGCAGAGGTTTCAAAGAGTGTTTCATTACAACAAAACAAACCAAATCCTGTTCTTTCAACTACCTCTATCGAATACAACATTCCTAAGAAAAGCTACGTATGTTTAGAAATTTATAATGAAACAGGTCAATTAGTAAAAACACTTTACAATGGAGAAGTTAAAGAAGGTAACCATACGACTATTTGGGATGGAAAAACTATTGAAGGCAAAAAGGCACCATCAGGCAATTATTTTTATGCACTCAAGGTTAAAGGCAAGACAGTTACAAAAAAAGCAATTGTTCTTCAATAAGACTTGAACATAAAAAGCCCTTCTCGTAGTTGAGGAGGGCTTTTTCACATATACAGTGATTCTCCTATTGACAAAACTGACAAAAAAACTCACTATAAACAGGAATAGAAAAACCACAAAAAGATGAGAGATATATTGATTCTTATCGGGTGTCTTATCGTCTCTTTTGCCATTATAATGGTTTTGCTGCCTATTTTAGTTATATGTGGAATTATGCTGTTTTTCAGTTCCTGCGGGAGAAGATTTGAGATAGATTGAAATTCTTACATACTTTTGGGATTTTTTAGGTTGACTTTCGTAGAAAATTATATATATTGGTAAAACATTTTAGTTTTATGGCTACAACAACAATTTTTATATCTCATAGTAAAAGAGATCAAGAGTTAATTGGCGTTATAGGTTATAATTTCAGGCAAATAGACGTTACCCCAATCTTAGAGGAATATAGTCCTGAAAGTTCTCCGCCATACGAGAAGATTGATAGAGATATTGCAAGCTCTTCAGCCGTTTTTGTGTTTTTGACACAAAATGCAAAAATCACTGATTATACTCAAAACTGGATTAATTATGAAATAACAAAAGCTCATGATTTACAAAAACCGACATTTGTTATCGAAGATGTTAATAATCTTGTTCATTTTCCGATACCGAAACTTAGTAATTATATCTTGTATGACCCGACAAAAGTGGAGGATTGGAAGCTGTTACAAAAACTTGCTAATAAAATCAAGGAAAGTTTGAAATCCAATGCGCCATTGGTTGGTTTACTGATAGGAGCTACTGCGGGAGCATTAGTATCAAAAAAAGATAAACTTGCGGGAGCATTAATTGGTTCTATTTTGGGAGGAATATTTGGCTCATTAGTTTCTTCTTCTCCTTCTTCAGAGCAATTAAAAGCTCCCTATCAATTAAAATGCGCTAACTGTGGAATTGTTTTTAATCTTTTTACGAATACTTTTATTAAAACATTACAATGTCCTTCCTGTAGGACAGGCTTGTATTTGACAGATTAACAAGTTTATTGAAAAAACATTGACATTGTCGGGTTATGGAATAAAACGTAATAAAATTAGGAATAAGAAAATTTAAAAAGAATAGAATTGATAAAATATTTATACTATTAATTAAAAGAGGATTACGATGGCAAACAGTCAGATTAATGTCTTAGAGAATGTAAAAGCAGGAGGTGTACTAGAACATACAGGACAATTATCAGAGCAATATACTACTATTTGTGATATTAACCTTAGAAAAATAAAAGGCCAGTTTTTCACTCCTGATAAAGTCAGCAGATTTATGGCAAACTTATTTGAGATTAAACAGGACACCATCCGGCTTTTGGACCCTGGTGCAGGGACAGGAATGCTAATAGCTGCTTTTTGTGAGAATCTATTAAACCTTGGGGTTAAAAATATATATTTAACTGTAGATGCCTATGAAAACGACTCTGGTGTTTTATCTGTGTTAAAAGATGTTTTGGAAGACTGCAAGAAAAGGTTAATAAATGCAGGGAATGAATTTCAATACAATATTTATCAAGAAGACTTTATTTTGTATAATGAAAGATATTTAGAAAAACCTAATTTATTCTGGGCAAATAGCAAGAATAATAACGTTTTATACGATTTTGTAATATGTAATCCCCCTTATTACAAATTAAACAAGAGTTCATCCCAATCTATCGCAATGTCAGAAATAGTTTCAGGACAACCTAATATTTATGCCCTTTTTATGGCATTATCTGCGCATATGTTAGATACCGGCGGAGAGATGGTTTTCATCACACCAAGAAGTTTTTGTTCCGGACTATATTACAAGAAATTCAGAGAATGGATTTTAAAAAACGTCAAGGTAACAAACATACACATCTTTGAATCCAGAAAGGATGTGTTTGACAAGGATAATGTGCTTCAGGAGAACGTAATAATAAAACTAAAAAAAACAGATAAAAATGACAGGATAACTGTAACAAGCAGTGAAACTAAATCTTTTGATAATACAAAAAAAATTACAGTGCCTTATGACAATGCAATATACCATAAAAATGGAGATACATTTATAAGAATACCCACTACCCTTTTAGATTTAGAGATATTGCATACTATTGATACATGGCCTAAAACATTAAAAGAATTAGGATTGGAAATCTCTACAGGCCCGGTTGTTCCTTTTCGTGCAGAAAAACATCTGATATCCAAACTTACGGAAAAACAGGAAGCTCCCCTTATATGGATGCATAATCTCCAGAATACGAAGGTCGTATACCCGTTAAAGAAGAGTGGCAAGCAAGAGGCAATTAGAATATGTGATGAAACAAAATCCCTTTTATTGCCCTTAAAGAATTATGTCTTGTTAAAACGGTTTAGTTCGAAAGAGCAGAAAAAACGGCTATATGCTGCTGTATTGTTAGAATCAGAATTCCCTTACAAGACTATCGGGCTTGAGAATCATGTAAACTACATACATAAACCTAACGGAACTTTATCTGTTTATGAGGTTCTTGGTATTGCAGCAATATTAAATACAAATATTGTTGATAGTTTCTTTAGGACTTTTAACGGCAATACTCAGGTAAATGCCACGGACATTAGGAGTTTGCCTTTGCCAAGCATTGAAGATATTATAAAAATTGGAAAAATGGTTTGTAAAATTAAACCTCAAAATGAGCACGATTTAGACAGAATTGTTGGTGAAGTATTGAATATTAGTCCCAAAATTATAAAAAATAAGAATGGGAGGAAAAATTTAAAATGCCTAAAATAAAAGACGCCATTGATATCTTAAAAGAAATAGGGCTCCCGAAAGCACAACAAAATGAGCGTTCCTCTTTAACATTATTGGCTTTGTTAAATTTAAAGGAAAATGTGTCTTGGTCGGAGTCTAAAAAGCGAATTATAAGAATTCATGATATTTTAGTTTTCATTCAAGAAAACTATGGGAAAAAATATGCTGAAAATACAAGAGAAACAATAAGACGCCAGACACTTCACCAGTTTGAGCAAGCGGGAATAGTGGCAAGAAACACCGATGATTCATCCAGACCTACAAATAGCCCTAATACAGTATATACTATTACTGACGAAGCTTTAGAAGCTATCGGCAAATATGGGACATCTAATTGGCAAAGTGCTTTACAGAAATTCGTGAAAAACAAAGGCAAATTATCTGAAAAATACGAGAAGAGAAGAAAGGAACTTTTTATCCCTTTAGAGTTACCGGATGGAACTTCCGTCAAACTTTCGCCGGGAAAACACAATGAACTACAAGTTCAAATAATCAATCAATTTCAGACAAGATTTTGTAAAGGAGCTAAGTTAGTTTATCTTGGCGATACCGCAATAAAGGAATTACGTGTGGAAAAAGCCCTATTGGAAGAGTTGAAAATTCCAATGACAAAACACGATAAACTGCCAGACGTAATTCTCTATGATTCCCAGAAAAACCAGCTTTTCTTAATAGAGGCCGTTACGGCACATGGTCCTGTTTCACCTAAACGCCAAATGGAATTGGAAGAAGTGCTGAAAGAGTGCAAAGCAAAGAAAATATATATAAGCGCATTTCCGGATTTCCATGAATTTAAGAAGTACATTGATAACATCGCTTGGGAAACCGAGGTGTGGCTGGCAGACAATCCTGACCATATGATTCATTTTAACGGGGATAAATTTCTCAATGTTTAGCAAATTAAAGGAGTAAACAAAAAACCGATAAAAAATAATAACAAACATGAACTTGCCTGAACCATCATCTAAACAATTTTCAAGTTTAATAGAAGATATATCTTCAGGTAGATTAAAAATACCTCAATTTCAAAGAGAATTTATTTGGGAAATTAAAAAATGTGCTAGTTTATTAGATAGTATTGTCAAAGGTTATCCGGTTGGGACATTTATTTTCTGGAAAACTAAAGAAAGATTACGTACTGTAAAAAATATTGGCAATTTAGATTTGCCAGAACCACCAAAAGGAGATTTTGTAAATTTCATTCTTGACGGACAACAGAGAATAACAAGCTTGTTTACTGCATTAAAAGGAGAAAAAGTAGTTCGTGGGGATGGGAAAGAAGAGGATTTCTCTGAATTTTATATTGATTTGGAAGCAAAAGAAGACGAAAAAATTGTTACTACGGAAATTGATGATAAGGAGAAAAGCCAAA is a window of bacterium DNA encoding:
- a CDS encoding BsuBI/PstI family type II restriction endonuclease, translated to MPKIKDAIDILKEIGLPKAQQNERSSLTLLALLNLKENVSWSESKKRIIRIHDILVFIQENYGKKYAENTRETIRRQTLHQFEQAGIVARNTDDSSRPTNSPNTVYTITDEALEAIGKYGTSNWQSALQKFVKNKGKLSEKYEKRRKELFIPLELPDGTSVKLSPGKHNELQVQIINQFQTRFCKGAKLVYLGDTAIKELRVEKALLEELKIPMTKHDKLPDVILYDSQKNQLFLIEAVTAHGPVSPKRQMELEEVLKECKAKKIYISAFPDFHEFKKYIDNIAWETEVWLADNPDHMIHFNGDKFLNV